From one Lycium ferocissimum isolate CSIRO_LF1 chromosome 7, AGI_CSIRO_Lferr_CH_V1, whole genome shotgun sequence genomic stretch:
- the LOC132065456 gene encoding alcohol-forming fatty acyl-CoA reductase-like codes for MELTSVVKFLENRTILVTGATGFLAKIFVEKILRVQPNVKKLYLLLRAADDKSAMQRFNTEVVAKDLFKVLREKCGPNFTTFVSQRTTIVPGDITCENLGVNDSNLLDEMWKEVDIVVNLAATTNFDERYDVALGINTFGARHVLNFAKKCNKLKVLLHVSTAYVCGEKEGLMLEKPYNMGEALNGTLGLDIESERKVMEETLKQLKAEDASEKSITTAMKELGLERARKYGWPNTYVFTKAMGEMLLGKLKEEVPLVTVRPTIVTSTFKEPFPGWVEGIRTIDSLAVGYGKGRITCFLGNPKTVLDVIPADMVVNSMIVAMAAHADQKGSENIYHIGSSVSNPMEIINLRDFGFNYFTKNPWINKVDGKPIIVGKVTILGSMDSFQKYMALHYLLPLKGLEIVNAACCQYFQGKYLQLYRRIKFVMRLIDLYGPYLFFKTAFDDLNTEKLRMAARESGIETDIFYFDPKIINWEDYFTKIHLPGVVRYVFK; via the exons ATGGAGTTAACAAGTGTtgtcaagtttcttgaaaacaGAACCATTCTTGTTACTGGTGCCACTGGCTTTTTGGCAAAga TTTTTGTGGAGAAGATACTTAGGGTTCAACCAAATGTAAAGAAACTCTATCTTCTTCTAAGAGCTGCAGATGACAAGTCAGCCATGCAACGTTTCAATACTGAG gTAGTGGCAAAGGACTTATTCAAAGTTCTAAGAGAAAAATGTGGGCCAAATTTTACTACTTTTGTTTCACAAAGGACCACAATTGTACCTGGTGACATAACTTGCGAGAATTTAGGTGTGAATGACTCAAATTTGTTGGATGAAATGTGGAAGGAAGTAGATATTGTTGTTAATCTAGCTGCAACTACCAACTTTGATGAAAG ATATGATGTGGCCTTGGGAATTAATACATTTGGAGCTAGACATGTCCTCAACTTTGCCAAGAAGTGTAATAAATTAAAGGTTCTGCTTCATGTGTCAACTG CATATGTATGTGGTGAAAAGGAAGGGTTGATGTTGGAGAAACCATATAATATGGGTGAAGCCCTAAATGGGACATTAGGGTTAGATATTGAATCAGAAAGGAAAGTGATGGAGGAAACATTGAAACAACTCAAAGCTGAAGATGCTTCTGAGAAATCAATTACAACAGCAATGAAGGAGCTTGGCCTGGAAAG AGCGAGGAAATATGGATggccaaatacatatgtattCACAAAGGCAATGGGAGAAATGCTTTTGGGAAAATTGAAAGAAGAAGTACCTCTTGTTACTGTTCGTCCTACTATCGTAACTAGCACTTTTAAAGAACCTTTTCCTGGTTGGGTGGAAGGTATCAG AACTATTGACAGTTTAGCAGTTGGATATGGTAAAGGAAGAATAACTTGCTTCCTTGGCAATCCTAAAACCGTATTGGATGTG ATTCCAGCAGATATGGTGGTGAATTCAATGATAGTAGCCATGGCGGCTCATGCTGATCAAAAGGGAAGTGAGAACATATACCATATTGGATCCTCAGTTTCAAACCCAATGGAAATCATTAATCTTAGAGATTTTGGATTCAATTACTTCACAAAAAATCCATGGATCAACAAAGTGGATGGAAAACCTATTATTGTTGGCAAGGTTACAATTTTGGGTAGCATGGATAGTTTTCAAAAATACATGGCCCTTCATTACTTGCTTCCTCTGAAG GGACTAGAGATAGTAAACGCAGCATGTTGTCAATATTTTCAAGGCAAATACTTGCAGCTTTACAGGAGAATCAAATTTGTAATGCGATTGATAGACCTTTATGGACCCTATTTATTCTTCAAGACAGC ATTCGACGATTTAAATACAGAAAAATTACGTATGGCAGCAAGAGAGAGTGGCATTGAAACAGACATTTTCTACTTTGACCCAAAGATTATCAATTGGGAAGATTATTTCACGAAAATTCATCTTCCTGGAGTTGTAAGATACGTATTTAAGTGA